One Deltaproteobacteria bacterium DNA window includes the following coding sequences:
- the coaBC gene encoding bifunctional phosphopantothenoylcysteine decarboxylase/phosphopantothenate--cysteine ligase CoaBC: MSRICTAVSGGIAAYKACELVRMLRARGHEVRVVATANALEFVSKLTLQTLSGAPVRHQLLEASAESEISHIELADWAEVFAVVPATANVLAKLAHGLADDLLSTLALATRAPLVVAPAMNVNMYRHPATQANLDTLAKRGARIVGPGEGELACGWVGEGRLVELEAILAVIEQCRTEPALRGEVVLVNAGPTSEPIDPVRVITNRSSGRMGFAIAEAAARRGAEVVLVSGPVALPTPWGVQRIDVETAVEMREAVLAALPRATIAILAAAVADYAPERAEAIKIKREKQDTLSLSLVKNPDILAEVVASRGSTTVVGFAAETNDLLANARAKLARKGCDLIVANDVSRADIGFDADRNEVLIVGPRAEDVRAVPVARKSEIAGSILDRVLEVRRR, translated from the coding sequence TTGAGTCGCATCTGCACGGCGGTCTCGGGCGGTATCGCGGCCTACAAGGCGTGTGAGCTGGTGCGCATGCTGCGAGCGCGCGGTCACGAGGTGCGCGTGGTCGCCACCGCGAACGCGCTCGAGTTCGTCTCGAAGCTCACGCTTCAGACCCTCTCGGGAGCTCCCGTGCGCCATCAGCTGCTCGAGGCGTCGGCCGAGTCGGAGATCTCGCACATCGAGCTCGCGGACTGGGCGGAGGTCTTCGCGGTCGTCCCCGCGACCGCGAACGTGCTCGCGAAGCTCGCGCACGGGCTTGCGGACGATCTGCTCTCGACGCTCGCGCTCGCCACGCGCGCGCCGCTCGTCGTCGCGCCGGCGATGAACGTGAACATGTACCGGCACCCGGCGACGCAGGCGAATCTCGACACGCTCGCCAAGCGCGGCGCGAGGATCGTCGGACCCGGCGAGGGCGAGCTCGCCTGCGGCTGGGTCGGCGAGGGGCGGCTCGTCGAGCTCGAGGCGATCCTGGCTGTGATCGAGCAGTGCAGGACGGAGCCTGCGCTTCGCGGCGAGGTCGTGCTGGTGAACGCGGGGCCGACGTCGGAGCCGATCGACCCGGTTCGCGTGATCACCAATCGCTCGTCCGGCCGGATGGGATTCGCGATCGCCGAGGCCGCCGCGCGACGCGGCGCCGAGGTCGTGCTCGTGTCCGGTCCGGTCGCGCTCCCGACACCTTGGGGCGTGCAGCGGATCGACGTCGAGACGGCGGTCGAGATGCGCGAAGCGGTGCTCGCGGCGTTGCCGCGCGCGACGATCGCGATTCTCGCAGCGGCCGTCGCCGACTACGCGCCCGAGCGCGCCGAGGCGATCAAGATCAAGCGCGAGAAGCAGGACACGCTCTCGCTCTCGCTGGTGAAGAATCCCGACATCCTCGCCGAGGTCGTCGCGAGCCGCGGAAGCACCACGGTGGTCGGCTTCGCCGCCGAGACCAACGATCTGCTCGCGAACGCCCGAGCCAAGCTCGCCCGCAAGGGCTGCGACCTGATCGTGGCCAACGACGTCTCGCGCGCCGACATCGGCTTCGACGCCGATCGAAACGAGGTGCTGATCGTCGGTCCGCGCGCCGAGGACGTGCGAGCGGTCCCGGTGGCGCGGAAGAGCGAGATCGCCGGGAGCATCCTGGACCGCGTGCTCGAGGTCCGGAGACGATGA
- a CDS encoding nodulation protein NfeD, with product MIRALGRALVLLLVVGSPGSALAERATVTVIRIDGGINPAIGDYVSSSLEAASADGAEALVIELDTPGGLVSTTKDIVTAILNAEIPVVVFVSPRGAWAASAGTFLTLAGHVAAMSPGSTIGAAHPVTLGGSNPRPAEPGERDAKDAPRRDDFMEEKVENMTTAFIEAIAQERKRNVEWAADAVRRSVAINASEALERNVIDLIASDLDDLLQKIDGRKLDVAGREVTLATRDARIVRIEMGFMNRIFAVIADPQIVGLLFLLGVLGLYVELQNPGLIFPGVMGAICLLLAATALQVIPFNWVGLLLVLGGIALLIAEVHVASFGILFTVGLIALAWGAWLVFRVPELTDLALPFWRAIVPALASLAAVLGAVAFAVGRAQARAPFSGAERLATETGIADTDLAPEGLVQVESELWKAIADEPVRRGEKVRILSVNGLELRVTRLEASKKGDG from the coding sequence ATGATTCGCGCGCTCGGGCGCGCTCTCGTGCTCCTGCTCGTGGTCGGATCGCCCGGATCCGCTCTCGCCGAGCGCGCAACCGTGACCGTGATCCGCATCGACGGCGGGATCAATCCGGCGATCGGCGACTATGTGTCGAGCTCGCTCGAGGCCGCGAGCGCGGATGGCGCCGAGGCGCTCGTGATCGAGCTCGATACGCCGGGGGGCCTGGTCTCGACGACCAAGGACATCGTGACCGCGATCCTGAACGCGGAGATCCCCGTCGTGGTCTTCGTCTCGCCGCGCGGCGCCTGGGCCGCGTCCGCGGGCACGTTCCTGACCCTCGCGGGTCATGTCGCGGCGATGTCTCCGGGCTCGACGATCGGCGCCGCGCACCCCGTGACGCTCGGCGGGTCGAATCCCCGCCCGGCCGAGCCGGGCGAGCGCGACGCGAAGGACGCGCCGCGGCGCGACGACTTCATGGAGGAGAAGGTCGAGAACATGACGACCGCCTTCATCGAGGCGATCGCGCAGGAGCGCAAGCGCAACGTCGAATGGGCGGCCGACGCCGTGCGCCGCTCGGTCGCGATCAACGCGAGCGAAGCGCTCGAGCGCAACGTGATCGACTTGATCGCGAGCGACCTCGACGATCTGCTGCAGAAGATCGACGGGCGCAAGCTCGACGTCGCGGGCCGCGAGGTCACGCTCGCGACCAGGGACGCGAGGATCGTGCGGATCGAGATGGGCTTCATGAACCGGATCTTCGCGGTGATCGCGGACCCGCAGATCGTGGGGCTGCTCTTCCTGCTCGGCGTGCTCGGGCTCTACGTCGAGCTGCAGAATCCGGGGCTGATCTTCCCCGGGGTGATGGGCGCCATCTGTCTGCTGCTCGCGGCCACGGCGCTCCAGGTGATCCCGTTCAACTGGGTCGGGCTGCTGCTCGTGCTCGGCGGAATCGCGCTCCTGATCGCCGAGGTCCACGTCGCGAGCTTCGGCATCCTCTTCACCGTCGGCCTGATCGCGCTCGCGTGGGGCGCATGGCTGGTGTTCCGGGTGCCGGAGCTCACGGATCTCGCGCTTCCGTTCTGGCGCGCGATCGTGCCCGCGCTCGCCTCGCTCGCCGCGGTGCTCGGCGCGGTCGCCTTCGCGGTCGGGCGCGCGCAGGCGCGGGCGCCGTTCTCGGGCGCGGAGCGGCTCGCGACGGAGACGGGCATCGCCGACACCGACCTCGCCCCCGAGGGGCTCGTGCAGGTCGAGAGCGAGCTGTGGAAAGCGATCGCGGACGAGCCCGTGCGCCGCGGCGAGAAGGTTCGCATCCTGTCCGTGAACGGCCTCGAGCTTCGCGTGACTCGCCTCGAGGCGAGCAAGAAAGGGGACGGATAA
- a CDS encoding slipin family protein, with translation MGFTPIAIAVFLLLALLFSSVRVLAEWERGVLFRLGRFQSVKGAGIRIVIPGIDQLIKVSLREVVMDVPPQDVITRDNVSVKVNAVLYFRVVHPDHAIIKVENFMYGTSQLAQTTLRSVCGQCELDHLLADRERINHQLQTELDRGTDPWGVKVRAVEIKHIDLPQEMQRAMAKQAEAERERRAKVIHAEGEFEASQRLREASDVMVQSPYTLQLRYLQTLSEIAVEHNSTILFPMPMDLLAPLVDAARNKAKS, from the coding sequence GTGGGATTCACACCGATCGCGATCGCGGTCTTCCTGCTCCTGGCGCTGTTGTTCTCGTCGGTGCGCGTGCTCGCGGAGTGGGAGCGGGGCGTGCTGTTCCGCCTGGGCCGGTTCCAGTCGGTGAAGGGCGCGGGGATCCGCATCGTGATTCCGGGGATCGACCAGCTGATCAAGGTCAGCCTGCGCGAAGTGGTCATGGACGTGCCCCCCCAGGACGTGATCACGCGCGACAACGTCTCGGTGAAGGTGAACGCCGTGCTCTACTTCCGGGTCGTACACCCGGACCACGCGATCATCAAGGTCGAGAACTTCATGTACGGGACCTCGCAGCTGGCGCAGACCACGTTGCGCAGCGTCTGCGGGCAGTGCGAGCTCGATCATCTCCTGGCCGACCGGGAGCGGATCAACCACCAGCTGCAGACCGAGCTCGACCGCGGCACGGACCCCTGGGGCGTGAAGGTCCGCGCGGTCGAGATCAAGCACATCGATCTGCCGCAGGAGATGCAGCGCGCGATGGCCAAGCAGGCCGAGGCCGAGCGCGAGCGGCGTGCGAAGGTGATCCACGCGGAGGGTGAGTTCGAGGCGTCGCAGCGATTGCGCGAAGCGTCGGACGTGATGGTCCAGTCGCCCTACACGCTGCAGCTTCGCTATCTGCAGACGCTCTCGGAGATCGCGGTCGAGCACAACTCGACGATCCTGTTTCCGATGCCCATGGATCTGCTCGCGCCGCTGGTCGACGCGGCGCGAAACAAAGCGAAGAGCTGA
- the hflK gene encoding FtsH protease activity modulator HflK: MLRALRVLPVLVLLAALAVWAATGFYDVAPDEQAVVLRLGRYQRTVDPGRFLWHAQGLESVFKQRVTTTLREEFGYRTKSLGPPPEIEEHPEEKAMLTGDENLVDVDFVVQYRIGDLRDWLFGIRSEEREDVIRDAARASVRAVIGRSPVDLVLTQRGPIQDEIRALLQSQLDGYRAGVHVQSVQLQDVDPPAAVREAFADVASASQDRERSVLEAQGYADKVVPEARGRAEEVLNQARAYREQRILESEGQVSRFSALLAEYQRAPAVTRERLYLETMEEILPGMDKMIMEEDPADRVVPYLPLERRGAAK; the protein is encoded by the coding sequence ATGTTGCGCGCGCTCCGCGTTCTTCCGGTTCTGGTGCTTCTGGCCGCGCTCGCCGTCTGGGCCGCGACCGGCTTCTACGACGTCGCGCCCGACGAGCAGGCCGTCGTGCTCCGGCTCGGGCGCTACCAGCGGACGGTCGATCCAGGGCGATTCCTCTGGCACGCGCAGGGACTCGAGTCGGTGTTCAAGCAGCGGGTCACGACGACGCTTCGCGAGGAGTTCGGCTACCGCACGAAGTCGCTCGGCCCGCCGCCGGAGATCGAGGAGCATCCCGAGGAGAAGGCGATGCTGACCGGTGACGAGAACCTGGTCGACGTCGATTTCGTGGTCCAGTACCGGATCGGGGATCTGCGCGACTGGTTGTTCGGAATCCGCTCCGAGGAGCGCGAAGACGTGATCCGCGACGCTGCGCGCGCGAGCGTCCGCGCGGTGATCGGGCGCAGCCCCGTCGATCTCGTGCTGACCCAGCGCGGGCCGATCCAGGACGAGATCCGCGCACTTCTGCAGAGCCAGCTCGACGGGTACCGCGCGGGTGTTCACGTGCAGAGCGTCCAGCTCCAGGACGTGGATCCGCCCGCCGCGGTCCGGGAAGCGTTCGCCGACGTCGCCAGCGCCTCACAGGATCGCGAGCGGTCGGTGCTCGAGGCGCAAGGGTACGCGGACAAGGTGGTTCCCGAGGCGCGGGGTCGCGCCGAGGAGGTCCTGAACCAGGCCCGCGCCTATCGCGAGCAGCGCATCCTGGAATCCGAGGGTCAGGTGTCCCGGTTCTCCGCGCTGCTCGCCGAGTACCAGCGGGCGCCCGCCGTGACTCGCGAGCGGCTCTATCTCGAGACGATGGAGGAGATCCTCCCCGGAATGGACAAGATGATCATGGAAGAGGACCCGGCCGATCGGGTCGTTCCGTATCTGCCGCTCGAGCGGCGAGGAGCCGCGAAATGA